The Priestia koreensis genomic interval GCCTTCCTGATCTGCGTGCTTCCTATTACTCACGGAGGATACATTGATCTTATTGACGGAACGAATAAGCTTAATTTGGCAAGCGTGTTTACAAGCCCGCACGTGTATTCATTTATCGGATTTGCGATTAGCTCTACGCTGTTTTTATCATCACTGCTTTTGGCGGACTACTCAAAGGTTTCGAATGAATTCGAGTCGTACAAAATCTATCGCCGTGATGCACTAATTACTGGCCCTATTTCGTTACTAATGGGCGTCTTTATTATGCTAACGATGCGCTCTGAAGCTTCATGGCTTTACGATAACATGATGAACGTTAAGGGATGGCTAATTGGATCGGTCATTATGTTCTTACTAACATTTGTTGCGCTATGGATCCCTTCCACAAGAGGATTGGGTATGCCAAGGCTTGCCGTGATCACAACGATCATTCAGTACTTTTTAGCAAGTTATGCTTACGGAAAAAGCCACCTTCCATACATCGTTTACTCAGACGTTACCATTCATTCCGGATTTACCGATCCTAGTGCATTTAAAGCGGTCTTCATCACGTATATTGTTGGATTCGCTATTCTGTTCCCAGGCTTCTTCTACTTTTGGAAGTTATTTATGAAGGATCGAGATTATTTAAAGAAAAAGATTTACAAATAATGCTCATTTCAGGTTGATGGATACGACGAAAGATGAACGGTGAAACTATACATGTAACGTTATTGTACAAAGGAGGGACAAAAAATGGCTAAGGACGTAATGTGTGAAGTAAACAACTGTCATTATTGGAAGCAGGGAAATAACTGCGGAGCAGAAGCTATTTATGTAGTCAGTCACGCTGGCAATATGGCTTCAGACAGCTATGAAACGGACTGCAAAACCTTCAAACCTCAGGATCTATAAACAAAAAAAGCGCCGCGATTTTATCTTTCGCAGCGCTTTTTCTTATAGCTCATCAAATCCGTTTACATCAGATGCCTTTGTATACTGTCTTGATTTTTGTTCGAAGAAATCTGTTTTTCCTAAATCCACCTCTTGGTAAGCGACAATCCAACGAAGTGGATTTTCAATCGGTGCCTCTGGAAAAGCCTCGCGCCCAAATCCTAATTGGTTGCAGCGCTTGTTGGCCATATATTCAATGTATTGTTTAATCTCTTGCATGGTAATGCCTTCAAACTTCTCACCAATGACCGTTTGAGCCCACTCAATCTCTAACCGAGCCGCTTCTCTAAACGTCTCCACTACAAACGATGCAAGCTCTTCTGTACGGTATTCAGGATTTTCGTTAAGCGTTTCTTTAAATACTTTCTCAAATAACCCCACGTGCAGCTGTTCATCGCGATTAATGTAATTAATCATCGTGGACGTTGCGACCATTTTTTGATTACGAGCAAGGTTATAGAAGAACGCAAATCCACTATAGAAGAATAGCCCCTCTAAAATGACATCGAACACCATCGAGCGCAGGAAGTTTTCAATCGTTGGATTTTCAGCAAATGCTTTGTAGCCATTCGTTACAAAGTCATTGCGCTCACGAAGCTTTTCTTCCGTTCTCCAGTACTCGAATACCTCATCTTGCTTTGGCTTTGGTACAAGGCTTGAAAGCACGTAAGAATACGAATGATTATGAATCACTTCTTGCTGCGCTAGGATAATCATCAGCGCATTTACAGACGAATCTGTGATGTATTCCGCTACCTTTCCTGCATAATCGGATTGAATGCTATCGAGCAAAGCAAGAAGGCCAATAATCTTTAAAAAGCTTTCTTGCTCATCTGCTGTGAGCTGAGGGAATTGCTTGATGTCCTGACCCATATTAATTTCAAAAGGCGTCCAGAAATTCGCTAGCATTCGCTTATATTTTGGGTACGCCCATGAAAAGCGCACATCGTCCCAGTTTAAAATATTGGAGCTTCTTCCATTAATAATGCCCGTTGAGCGGTTTGGTGCTGTTTCGTCCATTAACGTACGTGTTTGTAAAGTCATGTTCTTCGTCCTTTCTTAGCTATGGCAGCTTTCACATTCTTCAATAACGTCACTCGATGTAGAACGCACATAGTAGGTCGTTTTTAAATCTTCCTTCCACGCCGTTAAGTGCATATCTAATAGTTCTTTTGCTTTTACATCATTTCGAACATATAAGTTAAATGAAATGGATTGATCAATATGACGCTGACGCTTCGCATTTTGTTTAATACTCCATTGTTGATCGATTAAGTACACTGATTTGTAATACCACGTCGTTTGCGCATTTAAGTCCGGTGCCGTTACAGGAATTTTGTAGTTCTTCTTCTCCTCTGAGTAAAACTTACGGAAGATCGGATCAATGCTTGCCGTAGATCCTGCAATGATCGATGTAGATGAATTAGGCGCTACGGCCATTAAGTATCCGTTTCTGACACCATGCTCTTTCACTTTTTGACGCAGTTCCTGCCAGCTACTTGATACATACTCTCGTTTATCGAAATAACTGCCATTATCCCAGTCAGATCCTTCAAAGAGTGGATAAGCACCTTTCTCTTTTGCAAGCTCCATACTCGCTTCGATCGTTAAGTAAGCAATCTTCTCATAAAGAGCATCACAATACTCAACGGCTTCATCGCTTTCCCATACCATTTTCTTCAATGCTAATAAATGACTCCAGCCGAATGTTCCAAGTCCGACTGCACGATACTTTTTGTTCGTAATCTCAGCTTGAAGCACTGGAATATTATTTAAGTCGATTACGTTATCAAGCATGCGAACTTGAATAGAAATTAAGCGCTCTAAAACATCCTCTTCTACCGCTTTTGCAAGTGAAATAGACGATAGGTTACAAACAACAAAATCTCCTGGATCTTTCGTAATGACGATTTTACCATCAACCGTCACCTCTTCTGTCACAACCGTTGAGCTTGTGTTTTGCATAATTTCTGTACATAAATTACTGCAGTAGATCATCCCATTGTGACGATTCGCATTCATGCGGTTCGCAGTATCACGGTAAAACATGTATGGTGTTCCCGTCTCTAGCTGTGAAATCATAATGCGTTTAAACACGTCGATTGCCGGAATTACTCGTTTAGATAAAGCTTCGTTCTGGACGCACTCTTCGTACTTTGTTCGGAACGTTCCTGCTCCCTTTTCTTCGTCATAGAAGTCTTCTAGCGAATAGCCCATCACGCGGCGTACTTCGTGAGGATCAAATAAATACCAATCTTCCCGGTTCTCGACTTTTTCCATAAACAAATCAGGAATACAAACGCCTGTAAATAAGTCATGCGTTCGCTGACGCTCGTCCCCATTGTTTAAGCGGGCATCTAAAAAGGAATCGATATCTTTGTGCCAAACGTCTAAATAAACAGCAATCGCTCCTTGACGCTGCCCTAGCTGATCAACGCTTACTGCCGTGTTATTTAATTGTTTCATCCAAGGAATAACACCTGATGAAACGCCCTTGAATCCTTTAATATCGCTGCCGCGGCTACGAATTTTCCCTAAGTAGATCCCGATTCCGCCACCATTTTTTGAAAGGTTCGCTACGTCTGTATTTGAATCATAAATTCCTCGCAGGCTGTCATCAATCGTATCGATGAAGCAGCTTGAAAGCTGTCCGTAAGACTTTCCTGCATTTGATAGCGTAGGAGTTGCAACCGTCATATATAAATTTGATAGAGCCCAATATGCTTCTTTTACTAACGAAAGACGCTTCTCTTTTTCTTCTTTCATCATGAGGGTCATCGCGATAATTAAAAAACGTTCCTGCGGGAGCTCGTAGACGTCACCCTCGTGTGACTTCGCTAAGTATCGATCCGCTAATGTTAGAAGCCCAATGTATGTAAAAAGTGAATCTTTCGATGGATCAATGATGCTCGCAAGCTCATTGATTTCTTCTTTTGTGTACGAGGAAACCAACTGATTGTTGTAAATCCCTTTGTCTGTTAATACTTCAAGTAACTCATCGAAAGAACTATATTTTAAGGACGCATCATAGTTACGGGATTTTGCTGCTTTTGCATAGAGCTGGTCTAAATAAACGGTGGATGCCACATATGTCCAATCCGGCTCGTCAATTGAGATACGTTCTAGTGATGCAAGCGTTAGTAGATTGACAAGCTGGTCTTGATCCATATTTGGTCGTGCAGCGACCGTTTGTTCAATTTTTTCTTCAAAATCATCAAAGTATAGGTGTGAAAACCTCTCTTTTAAATTATTTATGTATGATGAGACCTCTTCAATTGCAGATGTTTGTAATACGTTCACCATTCATTCCTCCTCCATTTTTTCACCAAATAAAAAAGCTCATCGATTACATTCGATGAGCAGATAGAACGAAGAAGGAAAGAAACCATTTCTTTTCTTATCCTCGCTCTATCTTCTCACCTCCCGAAGAAGATAGATTTAACAAACAAGGCAGGTCTCCTGACTTATGCTTCTTTTTACTTTAAGGCCTTCCCATGATGATTCATCACAGTGGTTTTCCTTATTTCATCAGCACTCACAGTTGCGGGTACAGTTCTGGACTTTGACCAGATTCCCTTTCAAGTCGATACTACGACACCTAGTTCATCGGAAATACAATATATAGTATGTTAGTTGTTGTAATTAAACTAAATATAGATTTGAGTTTAATTATAAGTCATAACCTATGAATAAGACAACCATTTTGAAAAATGTTTTGTAAATCTTATTTTTTATAGGCTACTATCTTTTTAGCAATTTTTTTGATATAATCCACATCCACCTCATAACCAATTCCTGGACCATTTAAAACGGTAATATCCCCGTTATCAACGGTTACTTCCGGCATAATAACGTCTTTGTTCCAATAACGGGCAGATGCTGAAATGTCTCCTGGAATATGAAATTGAGGTAGAGTCGCCAATGCTACATTATGAGCCCTTGAAACACCAGATTCAAGCATTCCGCCTACCCAAAGCCCAATTTCTTTGTCTACGCAGTAGTCATGAATTCGTTTCGCTTCTGTTAGACCGCCTACTCGCCCTACTTTGACATTGATAATTTTTGCGCCTCCAAGCTCAATCGCTTTTCTCGCATCATCAAATGAAACAATGCTCTCATCTAAACAGATAGGTGTTTTGATCGCTTTTTGAAGTGTAGCATGATCAATAATATCGTCCGATTGAAGTGGTTGCTCAATCATCATTAAGTTAAAATCATCGAGCCTTTTTAATAGTGAAATGTCTTGCAAGGTATACGCAGAATTTGCATCAGCCATCAGCGGAAGCTCTGGAAACTCTTCTCGAATCACTTTAATGAGCTCATAGTCCATTCCGGGCTTAATCTTAACTTTAAAACGCTTATAGCCATCCCGTAAATGCTCTCGTATTTTCTCCTTCATTTTATCGGGCTGATCGATCCCCACCACTACGCCTGCTTCTACTTTAGAACGTGTTCCGCCTAAAACATCCCAAAGCGGCTTTTGAAGTCTTTTTGCATATAAATCCCATACGGCGCAATCAAGCCCCGCCTTAGCCATGTTGTTACGCTTAATCGGTGCAAAATGCTTTTGTAAATCTCTTGGATGCTCTAGCATTTGATTCAGTACAGATGGGATAAGGAATGTCTCTAGAATATGGGTACACGTCTCAATCGTTTCTTCTGTGTACCATGGGGTAGAAAAAGCCACGACTTCTCCCCATCCGCTTAGTCCATTCTCATCAATGGCTTCAATGAGAATAAGCTCTCGATCTTTTACCGTACCATAGCTCGTTGAAAAAGGCGTTAAAAGAGACATTTCAATATGATATAAATTAATTTCTGTAATTACCATACACGCTCACCCTCCTAGTCCAGAAGCGAAAATAGTTCTCGTCTTAACAGCTTATTTGACGCGTTACGCGGTAGATTTTTTACAAAGTGGACATGCTTTGGAACTTTATATTTTGCCAAATGAGTCAAGCAATGGGCTAAAATATCTTTCTCTTCTACATCATCGCTATTTACCACGACGAACGCGACCGGAACTTGTCCCCACGTCTCATCTTTAAGACCTGTAACGCCTGCTTCTACAACGTCGTGATGCTTTACAAGTACATTTTCAATCTCAGCAGGATAGATATTTTCTCCACCTGAAATAATCAAATCTGAACGGCGATCTAGCACGTAGAGAAACCCTTCTTCATCCATATAGCCAATATCACCTGTATGAAGCCAGCCGTCTCGAATCGTGCCCGCAGTTGCGTCTGGCCGATTCAAGTAACCACCTGTAACATTCGGCCCTTTTACGACAATTTCACCAGGGAGATTGTCGTGCTGTTGCTCTTCCGTTTCACTCATAATCATTACTTCTGAAGGAAATAATGCCTTACCGGCAGAACCAATTTTCTGCAAGCTGTCCTCAGGAGACAGCGTCACGATTTGAGAGGACGTTTCCGTCATCCCGTACGTTTGATAGACGGGAATGTTTAAGCTTGAGCACTTTTCTAAAATCGTCACAGGCACTGGCCCTCCTCCTACTAACATACAGCGGAAGGATGCTGGATAAGGTGCTCCATTTTCCTCTTGTAATAGCTTTGAAACCATGGCTGTTACAACCGAGACAATCGTGACTCCCTCTTCATGTATCGCCCGGTTCATGCGAGACGCATCGAATTTCTCATGAAGGATGACCTTCATCCCATAGATCACGCTTCTCATCAAAATAGACAGCCCGCTAATATGAAACAGAGGCACTGCAATAAGCCAACAGTCATCTTCACGAAGACCTAGGTTTAAAGACGAACCGATTGCACTCCACCAATGATTTCCGTACGTTTGCTTTACTCCCTTTGGCGCTCCTGTCGTTCCCGATGTATACATGATTGTGTCCGTATCACCGAGAGAAATTGTTTTAACGGGGTCAATAGATGCAGAAGTCATGCGCTGCAATTCCTCAAAAGAATGAACCGTAACTGGGCTACCTTTTGCAGATTGCTCAGCCTTGTCTCTCAAAGATGAATCCACAAGCAAATGAGAAACCTTTGCATCCTCTAGCTGAAAGGAGACTTCAGAAGGACTGAGCTTTGTGTTTAACATAACCGTAATAGCCCCTACGTATTTGAGGGCATGAATCATGACAATCATCTCGACTGAATTCGGTGACAAAATCCCTATATATTGACCTTTTTTCATACCAGCAGCCGCCATTTTCCCTGCTAGCTCTAATGCTTTTTCGTGAAGCTCTTGAAACGTTAGAGCCGTCTCACTCATTTGTACCGCCACACGGTTTGGTGTGAGCTTGGCTCTCTTCCATAAAAAAATAGGCATTTCATTTTCTATTAAACCGTTCATGTTCATTCTTCCTTTCCAAAATTTCCTTCACATTAAAAAAACAGCTCGATGAGTAACTCATCAAGCTGTAAGTTTTGTTCGACTTAAGGGAAACGTGGGAACTGTTGGAAGTCTGGATTACGTTTTTCTTTAAACGCATCGCGGCCCTCTTTTGCTTCATCCGTTGTGTAATAAAGAAGCGTTGCATCTCCAGCTAATTGCTGTAGTCCAGCTAAACCGTCTGAATCTGCGTTGAATGCTGCTTTTAAGAAACGAAGAGCTGTTGGGCTCTTTTCTAGCATTTCGTTACACCATTGTACTGTTTCCTCTTCAAGTTGCTCTAAAGGTACGACTGTATTAACTAGTCCCATGTCAAGAGCTTCTTGTGCGCTGTATTGGCGGCATAGGTACCAAATTTCACGCGCTTTCTTATGACCTACGATACGTGCTAGATAGCCTGAACCGTAACCAGCATCAAAGCTACCTACTTTTGGTCCTGTTTGGCCAAAGATTGCATTGTCTGCTGCGATTGTTAAGTCACACACAAGGTGTAGAACGTGTCCGCCACCGATTGCATATCCTGCTACCATCGCTACGACTGGTTTTGGAATTACACGAATTAAGCGTTGTAAGTCAAGTACGTTTAAACGTGGAATTTGGTCTTCACCAACATAACCACCATGACCGCGTACTTTTTGGTCTCCACCTGAACAGAATGCTTTGTCTCCAGCACCTGTTAAGACAATCACTCCTACGTTTTTATCATCGCGCGCATAAGCAAATGCGTCGATTAATTCCATTACCGTTTTAGGACGAAATGCATTGCGCACTTCAGGACGGTTGATGGTAATTTTCGCGATTCCATTGTAAGTTTCGTATAAAATATCTTCATACTTACGTTCTGCTACCCATTCAATAGCCATTATAATTCCTCCAATTATGTAGTAGTTAAAAACTCTCTTACTATTTTACCAAAAATCTTTGGTTCTTCCACGTGAATTGCATGTCCAACATTTTTAATTACCGTTATTGTGCTGTCAGGAAGCTTCTCGTTCATCTCTTTCGCAAGTCGACAAAACTTCTTATCACGCTCTCCTACAAGCAGCAATACGGGCATATGAATGTCGGAAAGATGTGTCCACCAAGAAGGCTGAGAACCCGTTCCCATTCCGAGCAAGCTCTGTGCTAACCCTTGTTCACTGTTCAATAATCGCTGTTTTCGAACGGACTGCTGAACGGCTTCTGGAAGCTCTTTTTGTGTTGCAAAAAGCGGGATGTTTTCCCATTTTTCAACAAATGACGCAACACCATTCGCCAAAATACGTTCAGCAAGCTGCTGATCTTTCTTCTGACGTTCATGGCGCTCCTCTTCTGTTTTTAGTCCAGGTGAGGAACTTTCTAGAACCAATCTTTCAATAACGGTCGGGTAGAGAACAGCCATAGTTAAGGCTAATCTTCCCCCCATAGAATATCCTACCACGTGAAACTTTGAAAAACCAATCTCTTTCATTAAAGTGACTAGATCTGCAGCCAAGCTTTCGATCTCATAACGACTAATTGTAGCGTCATGCTCCGTTTCACCATGACCGATAAGATCTACCATGACAAGCTGAAAATGAGAAGACCATTCTGCCACAAACGGCTCCCAATTTTCCTTTGCGCCTGTAAAACCATGCAAGAGGAGAAGAGGAAAACCATTTCCTTTTATCTCCACTGCATAAGATAGCCCATTAATGACATATTTCTTCATTATTTTTCACCAAGAAATGACTTATTTATTTCCTGGGTAACACGATTCCACAAATTCCGATGATGAAGCACATTCTCATGTCGCTTTGTCTTAATTTCCACGACTGATACTCCCTGCTCTTTCACCGATCGAGAGAAGGCCTCACGGAAAGCTTCCCACGTATCTGCCTGGACGTATTTCCCACCGTACATTTCAATGGCTTTTTCGAACTCGAGATCCGCTGGCGTGCCAAACAATGCTTCAAAATGCTTTTCTTCTTTTGATTGAGGAAGGAAAGAGAAGATTCCTCCTCCATTATTATTAACTAACACAATCGTTATGTTTAGATTGTGCATTTTTGCAGCCAATAAACCGTTCAAATCGTGATAAAAAGATAAATCACCAATTAAGAGAACCGTATTCTTTTCCACTAAGCTTGTCCCTAGCGCTGTTGACACAACCCCATCAATTCCGTTCGCGCCGCGGTTAGCTAAAATTTTAATGTGCTTATCGTTCTCGATAAAGAAGCTATCAACGTCTCGAATTGGCATTGAGTTACCAACAAACAATGTGGATTCGTCTGGTAAAAGCTTGCTTAACTCTAGCACTGCTTTTCCTTCTGAAAGCTCATGCTCACTTTCTAGCTCTTGAAGACCTCTCATTGTTGCCTCGTGAACCGCTAGCCATTTCGAAGACCACTCGTTTGATGCTTCTACAGAAGAAAGATGTGATAGTACGCTTTTACAAAACAGTTCTTCATCACATGAAATCATTTCTGTTGCAAGAAGTGTTGGATCTCTCCATCCCCCTTCTTCATCCACCACAATTAATTCTTTCGGCGTATATTGTTTCATGAACAATAACAATGCCTTTGAAACGGGCATCGCGCCAAAACGAACAATTACGTCTGGTTTGAGCTCGCTCAAGATCGCTTCGTTACGCAAAAACGTATCATAACTATTGACCATCATCGTTTGATCGTGATTACCGCTTCGTAGCTGTGACAATGGGTCTGCTAGAACGGGAAAACCAAGCGTTTTGGCAAGCTCCGTTAATAAATTAGCTGATGAAGAATCGGCTAATCCACCGCAAATAATGACACCCTTTTTATAAGAGGCAAGACGTGTAGCAAGGTGTTTAAAAGACTCATCGGAAAGAGTTGAAATGCTCTTTTGCACCGTCACATAATGATTTGATACGCGCTTTCCTTGATCCCATAAATTATCTAGGCTCAAATTTGGAAGCAATGGCTCACGAAGAGGCACGTTTAAGTGGACAGGCCCCTTTGGTCCTGAAAGTGCTGTTCCAACTGCACGAGCAGCAACTGTACGGATGTACTGAAGCATTGCAGGTGTATCTTCTGGAAGTGCCACCTCTGCAAACCATTTCGCAAACTCACCGAATAAACGAATTTGATCAATGGCTTGAGGTGCTCCAACATCCCGAAGCTCGTGAGGACGATCTGCTGTCACTACAATTAGCGGAACGCGCGCATAAAAAGCCTCTACTACTGCTGGATAATAATTAGCGGTTGCTGTTCCTGACGTACAAACGAGTACAACAGGCTTTTGTTTTGCTTTAGCGATTCCTAACGCAAAAAAACCAGCTGAACGTTCATCAATATTAATATGAACGTTCAGTGCTGGGTGATCAGCTGCTAAAATAGCCAAAGGTGTTGATCTTGAGCCTGGACTTACGACAACATCCTGAACATCAAGGCTCGCTAGTTCATCTATAAATGATGCAATATATGCCGTCATTTTATCAATGTGTGTCATGTGTAGCCCCTCCTAGTGCTGATAGCATTGGGTTGAATTTTATATTCGTTTCGTCATATTCACTTTCTGGATCTGAGTCCGCTACGATGCCACACCCAGCAAATAAGGATGCTTCATTTTTTTGTACAAGACCCGAACGGATTCCTACAATAAATTCTCCGTTTCCTTCCACATCCATCCAGCCTATAGGCGCAGCGTACCAGCCGCGATCCAAGCGCTCAACGTCGCGAATAAATTCAACAGACGTTCGTTTTGGGTAACCACCAAGAGCTGGCGTTGGATGAAGATGCTCCACTAGAGAAAGCAATGTATGGTCCTTCTTCATTTCTCCTTCTACGGGAGTATATAAATGTTGGATATGCTTTGTTTTATATAGTGCTGGATGAGAAGGTGATTCAATCCACTCACAATATTCGCTCATCGCTTCTTTGATCATGTGAACCACAACATCATGTTCAATTAGATTCTTCTCATCCGTAAGCAATTCTTCTCCGAGGGCTTGATCTTCCTCTTCGTCTTTACCACGTCGAATGGACCCAGCTAAACAGGTAGAATAAACGTTGTCTTTTACTTTTCTCACAAGTCTTTCAGGAGATGCGCCTAAAAAGCAATTCTCTCCTTGCTCTATTGCAAACACATAGCTCGTTGGCTGTTCAGCCATGAGTCGATCTGTAATTTGCTCAAGTTTTAATTCTTGATCAAAGGTCACTCGTAGCTCACGAGCTAACACTACTTTTTCAAATTCGTCTTGTTTAATCGCTGACGTAGCCTTTTGAATCGTTTTTTTCCATTTATCTGGCTCTATTTCATGTTTGTTTACCATGATAGAGGAAGACTTCTCTGGAATTGTCGTGAAGTTGAGGAGCATTTTTTCAGCTTCTTCTACTTCTTTTATATAGTCATGCACTTCTTTATGAGGATGCACCATTACGTTAGCTGTAAAATATGCTTGGTCATTGACCACTGTATACAGAAAGGCAGGAATAACAAATTTCGCACTCGGAAACTTATTCCACAAATTAGTTGACTGCTTGTTGGGATCAAATGAAAATCCTCCTACAATTAAAGGACCTGTCCCATACGGATATGAAATGCTGTGAACAACGGTTTGTTCATTAAAGCGCTTCCATTCTCTCTCAATATCTTGGAAACGTCCGTCGGCATTATCTGTTGTAAAAATGTGAGAAATCCCCACACCTGCGAATATATATGATCGATCTGGATCACTCCATAAAAATCGGTCTCCGTTATAGACACTTTTTCCGTTCATTAAAAAAGTCTGGGGGCTCATTTTATGAACGTCTTTCACTATGCTCACTAATTTAGGCATTCCTGTTTCTTTAGCAAAATCACTAGCGTCTTGTAATGTTTTTTGAATAAAACTCTCTGTCATTGCAATCACACTAGATCCCCCTACTCATTGTTTTCATTCTTATCTTTAACCAATTTATTATATATTGTCATAATAAAAAAATCCAGTGAATGGTTTTGGTCTACCTTCTTATTCCACCAGCACTAGCACACATAAACTTATTTTTATTGTTTTGAACTCTTTTCGAACCTATTCAGGTAATTAACAGTTCGTATTGTTTTTTTTTATTACTTTTCGCAAATAATACTGAACAGAAACAAAAAAGAAGGGAGAATGTGCTTTGTTAACCAAACAACAGCTTTCTGAATTAAAACAATCATTATTAGAAATGAAGCATGAAATAGAAGGACATGATCAACAAGAAAAGCAATTCGGTCTTCTTCGAAGTGATGCCCATGATTCAACAGGTGAGCTTTCAAGCTACGATAATCACCCCGCTGATACAGGTACAGAAACGTTTGAGCGAGGGAAAGATTTAGCGTTGAATGAACTAATTCATGAGCAGCTTGAGGAAATTAATGAGGCGTTAAAAGCGATGGATGATCACACATATGGAAAGTGCCGTACGTGTGGAAAAGAAATTAGTGTTGAGCGCTTAGAAGCGCTGCCTACGGC includes:
- a CDS encoding isochorismate synthase, which produces MTESFIQKTLQDASDFAKETGMPKLVSIVKDVHKMSPQTFLMNGKSVYNGDRFLWSDPDRSYIFAGVGISHIFTTDNADGRFQDIEREWKRFNEQTVVHSISYPYGTGPLIVGGFSFDPNKQSTNLWNKFPSAKFVIPAFLYTVVNDQAYFTANVMVHPHKEVHDYIKEVEEAEKMLLNFTTIPEKSSSIMVNKHEIEPDKWKKTIQKATSAIKQDEFEKVVLARELRVTFDQELKLEQITDRLMAEQPTSYVFAIEQGENCFLGASPERLVRKVKDNVYSTCLAGSIRRGKDEEEDQALGEELLTDEKNLIEHDVVVHMIKEAMSEYCEWIESPSHPALYKTKHIQHLYTPVEGEMKKDHTLLSLVEHLHPTPALGGYPKRTSVEFIRDVERLDRGWYAAPIGWMDVEGNGEFIVGIRSGLVQKNEASLFAGCGIVADSDPESEYDETNIKFNPMLSALGGATHDTH
- the menH gene encoding 2-succinyl-6-hydroxy-2,4-cyclohexadiene-1-carboxylate synthase; amino-acid sequence: MKKYVINGLSYAVEIKGNGFPLLLLHGFTGAKENWEPFVAEWSSHFQLVMVDLIGHGETEHDATISRYEIESLAADLVTLMKEIGFSKFHVVGYSMGGRLALTMAVLYPTVIERLVLESSSPGLKTEEERHERQKKDQQLAERILANGVASFVEKWENIPLFATQKELPEAVQQSVRKQRLLNSEQGLAQSLLGMGTGSQPSWWTHLSDIHMPVLLLVGERDKKFCRLAKEMNEKLPDSTITVIKNVGHAIHVEEPKIFGKIVREFLTTT
- the menD gene encoding 2-succinyl-5-enolpyruvyl-6-hydroxy-3-cyclohexene-1-carboxylic-acid synthase, coding for MTHIDKMTAYIASFIDELASLDVQDVVVSPGSRSTPLAILAADHPALNVHINIDERSAGFFALGIAKAKQKPVVLVCTSGTATANYYPAVVEAFYARVPLIVVTADRPHELRDVGAPQAIDQIRLFGEFAKWFAEVALPEDTPAMLQYIRTVAARAVGTALSGPKGPVHLNVPLREPLLPNLSLDNLWDQGKRVSNHYVTVQKSISTLSDESFKHLATRLASYKKGVIICGGLADSSSANLLTELAKTLGFPVLADPLSQLRSGNHDQTMMVNSYDTFLRNEAILSELKPDVIVRFGAMPVSKALLLFMKQYTPKELIVVDEEGGWRDPTLLATEMISCDEELFCKSVLSHLSSVEASNEWSSKWLAVHEATMRGLQELESEHELSEGKAVLELSKLLPDESTLFVGNSMPIRDVDSFFIENDKHIKILANRGANGIDGVVSTALGTSLVEKNTVLLIGDLSFYHDLNGLLAAKMHNLNITIVLVNNNGGGIFSFLPQSKEEKHFEALFGTPADLEFEKAIEMYGGKYVQADTWEAFREAFSRSVKEQGVSVVEIKTKRHENVLHHRNLWNRVTQEINKSFLGEK